The stretch of DNA TTTTACGTAAACAACGAGGTGTGTGACAATAATCAACCATCCCTTGAAGCTTCTTAAGCTCATTCATTTTGCGGTCCGGCTGAAAGATAGTCTGTTCAATCAGATATCTTTGCAAAACCACATCCTGCGGAGAAAATAACAAAAGACACTCTCCTGGCTCTCCATCCCGTCCGGCGCGCCCCGCTTCCTGGTAATAAGCTTCCATATTCTTCGGCATATTATAATGAATTACATATCGAACATTGGATTTATCAATTCCCATTCCAAACGCATTGGTGGCCACCATGACCGTCCTTTCATCGAAAAGGAAATCCTCTTGGCTTTTTTGACGATCTTCATCCTTCATTCCAGCGTGATATTTACCAGCTTTCAAGCCATTTTTAATTAAAACGGCTTGTAGGTTGTCCACCTCCTTGCGCGTTCCGGCATAAATAATTCCGGCCTGGTCAGTATGCGCTTTCACGTAATCCAAAACAAAAACCTTCTTGTTTTCCCCCCTAAGTGTTGCAAACGTAAGATTCGGTCGGTCAAAACCGGAAACAAAAACATTCGGATCGCTTAACCCCAAGTTTTGAATAATATCTACCCGAACCTCTTCGGTAGCAGTCGCAGTGAAAGCCCCGATTAACGGTCGATTTGACAACGATTTGAGAAAAGGTCCTAGCTGAAGGTAACTCGGCCGAAAGTCATGTCCCCACTGAGAAACACAGTGCGCTTCGTCAATTGCCAAAAACGAGACATGTAAAGAACCTAAAAGGCTACGAAAACTCTCTGATTCTAAACGTTCAGGCGCAATATACAAAAGTTTATAGTCTCCTCGTTCCGCCCGTTCAATCCTTGACCTGACTTCTTTTAATGACAATGAACTATTAATAAAGGTTGCCGGAACTCCATATTGCTGTAACGCATCCACCTGGTCTTTCATCAGTGAAATTAATGGCGAAATAACAAGTGTCGTCCCTTGAAACAAAAGAGCCGGGATTTGGTAGGCAAGCGATTTTCCGGCCCCTGTTGGCATAATGGCTAATGTATCTGTACCTAGAAGTAAACTTTCGATCACTTTTTGCTGGCCATCCCGAAAATGAGTATACCCGAAATACCTGCGTAGAACACCCAAGGCCTTTTCTATCATAATAAACGAACATCTCCTTAAGTTATGCAACCTCATTAATCTGACCTTATTATAACAAAAAAAGACCGGTTAAGGACTTTTCTCTTAACCCGGTTTTTCTATTTGTTACATTTTTAGGCAAATTAAATGAGTACAAGGACTTACTACTAGTCTCTACGCTCGTTTTTCACGTTATGTTACCTTTTATACTAGTTGTTCGTAAGCCTCGCATTTGATGATATCGTAGACCTCTTTAAGCGGAATCTAATGCTCTTCTGCTAGTTTGCGGCAATCTTCATATTCTGGAGCCACATTTCGCAGGCTATCCTGATAGTGAGCAACTTTCACCTTAGCTTTACCTAGCTTGGTCTGCACAGTCCTTAGTTCATAAGGCAACATATACTTGGCCACTGGGTAAACCCTAACCCCAATCGAGGTTGTCTCAGCAAATATTAGCTGGTAGAAATCTTCTAATTGATGGGTATGGATCAATAAACTCAATACTATGGCTGGGCGATTTTTTTTCATCTGAATTCTTTGTAAGAAAACATCCATCGCTCCGGCTTTAAGAAATTTAGTAATCATAAAACTCTGGGTTCATGTCATCT from Desulfosporosinus sp. Sb-LF encodes:
- the recQ gene encoding DNA helicase RecQ; translated protein: MIEKALGVLRRYFGYTHFRDGQQKVIESLLLGTDTLAIMPTGAGKSLAYQIPALLFQGTTLVISPLISLMKDQVDALQQYGVPATFINSSLSLKEVRSRIERAERGDYKLLYIAPERLESESFRSLLGSLHVSFLAIDEAHCVSQWGHDFRPSYLQLGPFLKSLSNRPLIGAFTATATEEVRVDIIQNLGLSDPNVFVSGFDRPNLTFATLRGENKKVFVLDYVKAHTDQAGIIYAGTRKEVDNLQAVLIKNGLKAGKYHAGMKDEDRQKSQEDFLFDERTVMVATNAFGMGIDKSNVRYVIHYNMPKNMEAYYQEAGRAGRDGEPGECLLLFSPQDVVLQRYLIEQTIFQPDRKMNELKKLQGMVDYCHTPRCLRKTILEYFGEENIQEECSNCSNCNDEREIVDITVEAQKIFSCIYRMRERYGIGMVADVLRGSRNKKILELRFDELTTHGIMREVSLQEIKDRINYLIAENYLQLSNGEYPVVKLLPNAVLVIKGEAKVRQKVSLLPSRKETEEVSLFDRLRALRREIAQRENLPPYMIFADSTLREMAQVCPNDRQAMIRISGVGERKLEKYGDDFLAGIQSFIEVEIPGGARLKSKLSRSFNEDDIETPKENGNSANNAKEKLPSHHQTLMLYKEGLTLEDIANVRKLTALTVQDHFVRCSLEGHAVPWNDFIPVEQESAILDAVCKVGREKLRPIKDLLSDEVEWFTIRAVLEKHKVIAE